The Lactobacillus sp. CBA3605 genome contains a region encoding:
- a CDS encoding AI-2E family transporter: protein MELWSQFVHNVRLRRTSVLILIVIGLYLASSMMSIILLTFIFTFLVTRLVRFVRRWVKIPSPVIVIVIYALVILGMYFAVTTYLPQLIKQTFLTFGSVYRFYQNSSNDTNTVLTWITSYFQDSDILKQLKSGISVVFKYITTIGNMGVTLFLSFVLSFFFTVEDHQMRLFSQRFLTSTFGWFFQDVAYFARKFVNSFGVVLEAQFLIAIVNTVITVIFMAILAMPQLISLGLMIFLLSLIPVAGVIISLIPLSLIAYSVGGLRYVVYMVLMIMVVHALEAYVLNPKFMASRTELPIFYTFVVLLVSERLFGVWGLIVGVPIFNFILDIIGVKPVHGLKPKIHLKKSSPAASDSANNPR, encoded by the coding sequence TTGGAACTTTGGTCACAGTTTGTCCACAATGTCCGGTTGCGGCGGACGAGTGTACTAATCTTGATTGTTATTGGATTATATCTAGCGTCCAGTATGATGAGCATTATCTTACTGACGTTTATCTTCACGTTTTTGGTCACGCGGCTAGTCCGGTTTGTGCGCCGGTGGGTTAAAATTCCAAGCCCGGTCATTGTTATTGTGATTTACGCACTGGTCATTTTAGGGATGTATTTTGCAGTGACGACTTATTTGCCACAATTAATTAAGCAAACCTTTTTAACTTTTGGCTCAGTCTATCGATTCTATCAGAATTCATCGAACGATACCAACACGGTTTTGACTTGGATTACGTCATATTTTCAGGATTCAGATATTTTGAAACAATTGAAAAGTGGCATTTCGGTGGTGTTTAAGTACATTACAACTATTGGTAACATGGGAGTGACACTCTTTTTATCATTCGTATTAAGCTTTTTCTTCACGGTTGAAGATCACCAAATGCGGCTATTTTCACAACGATTTTTGACGAGTACTTTTGGTTGGTTCTTCCAAGATGTGGCCTACTTTGCACGTAAATTCGTCAATAGTTTTGGGGTAGTGCTAGAAGCGCAATTCTTAATTGCGATTGTTAATACAGTTATTACGGTGATTTTTATGGCAATCTTGGCGATGCCGCAACTAATTAGTTTAGGATTAATGATTTTCTTGCTCAGTCTGATTCCAGTGGCCGGCGTGATCATTTCGTTAATTCCCTTAAGCTTGATTGCCTACTCGGTCGGGGGCTTACGTTATGTCGTTTACATGGTGCTCATGATTATGGTTGTCCATGCTTTAGAAGCTTATGTGCTTAACCCCAAGTTTATGGCGAGTCGGACGGAATTGCCGATCTTTTATACGTTCGTCGTTTTACTAGTTAGTGAACGGTTATTCGGGGTATGGGGCTTGATTGTGGGCGTTCCGATCTTTAACTTTATTTTGGATATTATCGGTGTCAAACCGGTGCATGGCTTAAAACCTAAAATTCATTTGAAAAAAAGTTCCCCTGCGGCCTCAGATTCTGCAAATAACCCCCGATAA
- a CDS encoding cyclopropane-fatty-acyl-phospholipid synthase family protein, which translates to MLEKTFYHTFLSRSFNIPVQVNYWDGSTETYGDGTPEVTVTFKEAIPVREITKNASIALGEAYMDGRIEIDGSIQKLIESAYESAESFFNDSKLKRFMPKQSHSEKKSQQDIQSHYDVGNDFYEMWLDPTLTYSCAYFQNADDSLETAQINKVHHIIQKLNPEPGKTLLDIGCGWGTLMLTAAKEYNLKVVGITLSQEQYNLVAKRIEDEGLSDVAEVRLEDYRELGDEQYDYITSVGMFEHVGKDNLAMYFERVNHYLKADGVALLHGITRQQGGATNGWLDKYIFPGGYVPGMTENLQHIVDNGLQVDDVETLRRHYQRTTELWDENFNAKRAAIDEKMGVRFSRMWDLYLQACAASFQSGNIDVMQYLVSKGPSSQNLPMTREYMYEDNTVKA; encoded by the coding sequence ATGCTAGAAAAGACTTTTTATCACACCTTTTTAAGCCGCTCATTCAATATACCTGTTCAGGTTAATTATTGGGACGGTAGTACTGAAACTTATGGTGATGGCACACCCGAAGTAACAGTGACCTTTAAAGAAGCGATCCCCGTACGGGAAATCACGAAGAATGCTTCAATTGCCTTAGGCGAAGCCTACATGGATGGTCGCATTGAAATTGATGGCAGTATTCAAAAGCTGATTGAATCCGCTTATGAATCCGCTGAAAGTTTCTTCAACGACTCGAAGCTCAAACGCTTTATGCCTAAGCAATCGCATTCCGAGAAAAAAAGCCAACAAGATATCCAAAGTCATTACGATGTCGGTAATGACTTCTACGAAATGTGGTTAGACCCTACGTTGACATATTCTTGTGCCTATTTCCAAAACGCTGATGACAGCTTGGAAACTGCGCAAATCAACAAGGTCCATCACATTATCCAAAAGCTCAACCCTGAACCTGGTAAGACCCTATTAGATATCGGTTGTGGTTGGGGAACCTTAATGCTAACGGCTGCTAAAGAATACAACTTAAAAGTCGTCGGTATTACCCTTTCTCAAGAACAATATAACCTCGTTGCCAAGCGCATCGAAGACGAAGGTTTGAGTGACGTTGCTGAAGTCCGGTTGGAAGATTACCGTGAACTAGGCGACGAACAATATGATTACATTACCAGTGTCGGCATGTTTGAACACGTTGGTAAGGATAACTTAGCGATGTATTTTGAACGCGTTAATCATTACCTTAAAGCTGATGGCGTTGCTTTATTGCACGGTATCACTCGGCAACAAGGTGGTGCAACTAACGGATGGTTAGATAAGTACATCTTCCCCGGTGGCTATGTGCCTGGGATGACTGAAAACTTACAACACATCGTTGATAACGGCTTACAAGTTGATGATGTTGAAACCTTACGTCGCCATTACCAACGGACGACTGAACTATGGGATGAAAACTTCAATGCTAAGCGGGCCGCAATTGATGAAAAAATGGGCGTCCGGTTCTCACGGATGTGGGATTTATATCTCCAAGCCTGTGCCGCTTCATTCCAGTCTGGTAACATTGACGTCATGCAATACCTTGTCTCAAAAGGACCTTCTTCACAGAATCTCCCAATGACGCGGGAATACATGTACGAAGATAATACTGTTAAAGCTTAA
- a CDS encoding GNAT family N-acetyltransferase codes for MSVTLRLATMSDLPTIVDIYNQTIPSHQVTADLEPVTVDQRRPWFLAHSVDHYPLWVILQAETVVGWLSFSPFYGRAAYAKTAEISIYLDRAVHGQGIGSQVLAMIPTKLTAVGLTTLLAYVFSSNLPSIKLFEKFGYQQWGFLPAVAELNQRPNDLVILGQHFD; via the coding sequence ATGAGTGTGACGTTACGGCTAGCAACGATGTCAGACTTACCAACGATTGTCGATATTTATAACCAAACGATCCCTAGTCATCAGGTTACGGCTGATTTAGAACCCGTGACGGTGGATCAACGGCGGCCATGGTTTTTAGCGCATTCAGTTGATCATTATCCATTGTGGGTGATTCTGCAAGCTGAGACCGTTGTCGGCTGGTTAAGTTTTTCGCCATTTTATGGGCGTGCCGCTTATGCAAAAACCGCCGAAATTTCGATTTACTTAGATCGAGCGGTTCATGGTCAAGGCATCGGCAGTCAGGTTTTGGCGATGATCCCGACCAAATTAACGGCAGTTGGTTTAACTACTTTATTGGCCTATGTCTTCTCGAGTAATTTGCCGAGTATCAAATTATTTGAAAAATTTGGCTATCAACAATGGGGCTTTTTACCAGCCGTCGCAGAGTTGAATCAACGCCCGAATGATTTAGTTATTTTAGGACAGCATTTTGACTAG
- a CDS encoding HAD family hydrolase produces MNKLISVDIDETLTQSNGKPSPKTISTIKSLIKLKNTLVLNSGRNLTNVAPFLKYFTPIIHGKHFNRKHGESAYYGQSEN; encoded by the coding sequence ATGAATAAACTGATTTCCGTAGACATTGATGAAACGTTAACACAAAGTAATGGAAAACCTTCTCCCAAAACTATATCCACAATTAAGAGTTTGATTAAATTAAAAAATACACTCGTTTTAAATTCTGGTCGAAATTTGACCAATGTAGCGCCCTTTTTAAAATACTTCACCCCGATAATTCATGGCAAACACTTTAACAGAAAACATGGTGAATCCGCTTATTATGGTCAATCGGAGAATTAG
- a CDS encoding MFS transporter — MDKKIKSILTPRDNQIPYIVSMAITFFCFYGFSYLVSVVMVKETRSPDLLGKVLTLTMLPAAALNLLAGRVVKYLGAKLVMIITDLLTGILFIMTFFLMELSVETVVLLVVVSVLNKSIGVFYKLSNKTIIPLLFVEDEILHINSVQTQIRQLAIIISSVLVTGLLVLLNPKFIIFIIGALFLLSVVFDFQLQQKIQIKSEVSQDDSDFQEIKDSQRGSNLLFAALGCFVDSLVVVLIPWLSLVVLKSSWILSILLICEAIGILLAPVCLKVLPTISLHKLSLLLPVSLLLLYPYFPIMACGMFSLGLIRGMFNIQFFSQIQQEVSLSRMSHTMGNVLAITDASTVVGTLGAAKLSSWFGQSVFVTIGIVLEIFILIILYLRKGKINDR; from the coding sequence ATGGATAAAAAAATTAAGTCAATATTAACACCAAGAGACAATCAAATTCCTTATATTGTTAGCATGGCTATAACTTTTTTTTGTTTCTATGGTTTTTCTTATTTAGTCTCAGTAGTTATGGTTAAAGAGACCAGGTCTCCTGATTTATTAGGTAAAGTTTTAACTTTGACCATGTTACCGGCAGCCGCGTTAAATTTATTAGCAGGTAGAGTTGTAAAATACCTTGGTGCAAAACTAGTCATGATAATAACGGATCTGCTAACCGGTATTCTGTTCATTATGACTTTTTTCTTAATGGAATTGTCTGTGGAAACAGTTGTTTTATTGGTTGTAGTATCAGTGCTGAATAAATCAATTGGCGTTTTCTACAAGCTAAGCAATAAAACAATTATTCCATTGTTATTTGTAGAAGACGAAATACTTCATATTAATAGTGTGCAAACACAAATAAGACAACTGGCGATTATAATATCATCTGTTTTAGTCACAGGATTGCTTGTGCTACTTAATCCTAAATTCATTATATTTATCATTGGAGCGTTATTTTTACTTTCGGTTGTATTTGATTTTCAACTACAACAAAAGATTCAAATTAAGAGTGAAGTGAGTCAGGATGATTCTGACTTTCAAGAGATTAAAGACAGTCAAAGAGGCTCAAATCTGTTATTTGCAGCATTGGGATGCTTTGTGGATTCCTTGGTTGTTGTGTTAATTCCGTGGCTGTCTCTTGTTGTGTTAAAAAGTAGCTGGATTCTCAGTATTCTGTTAATTTGTGAGGCCATCGGTATTTTACTTGCGCCGGTTTGTTTAAAGGTCCTACCGACAATTAGCCTGCATAAGTTAAGTTTGCTATTACCAGTGAGCTTACTGCTTCTATATCCCTATTTTCCGATAATGGCATGTGGCATGTTTAGTCTTGGATTGATTAGAGGCATGTTCAATATTCAGTTTTTCTCACAGATTCAACAAGAGGTAAGTTTAAGCAGGATGAGCCATACCATGGGAAATGTGCTGGCAATTACGGATGCCAGCACAGTCGTAGGGACATTAGGGGCGGCAAAATTGTCCTCTTGGTTTGGCCAGAGTGTATTTGTAACAATTGGTATAGTTTTAGAAATTTTCATTTTAATCATACTCTATTTAAGAAAAGGAAAAATAAATGACCGATAA
- a CDS encoding cell surface protein yields MKKWVWMIVIVVVALGVGGYTYSRHQLQERSYASEMKTGKQAIKDQQYTKATTYFTKASRTKGSDTVAERYLSQTQTYVSGQKALKGRQFTTAKRDFTTVKQTQHGSSVLVTRATTKLTLIKTVLSHRTAYQAKYRQAAKLNQTNDFTDSNGVLTVLFQSKRFSQHYYQDIYKKAKALRKENNAALKALTGSTPVINDSTQSATTSANSTSESSQPASDSASASGSNQMSSTPGAQASTAGTSESSTAATSSSQMTTSTSSATSGSNYSDAQIQATRAELSEAGMTGSDFSDAQIQTILQKAATEHTSPVQAAKHLQQ; encoded by the coding sequence GTGAAAAAATGGGTGTGGATGATTGTTATCGTCGTAGTGGCCTTAGGTGTGGGTGGCTATACGTACTCGCGTCACCAGCTACAGGAACGGTCCTATGCGTCGGAAATGAAGACGGGGAAACAAGCTATCAAGGATCAGCAATATACCAAAGCGACAACTTACTTTACTAAAGCAAGTCGAACCAAGGGCAGTGATACCGTAGCCGAACGGTATTTGTCACAGACTCAGACCTATGTGTCAGGGCAAAAAGCATTAAAGGGGCGCCAATTTACAACAGCTAAGCGCGATTTTACAACGGTTAAGCAAACTCAGCATGGTTCGTCAGTTTTAGTAACACGTGCCACGACTAAGTTGACCTTAATCAAAACGGTGTTAAGTCACCGCACCGCCTATCAGGCGAAGTATCGCCAAGCTGCCAAGTTGAATCAAACCAATGACTTTACGGATTCCAATGGCGTCTTAACGGTCCTATTCCAGAGCAAACGTTTTAGTCAACACTATTATCAAGATATTTATAAAAAAGCCAAAGCATTACGGAAAGAAAATAATGCCGCTTTGAAGGCCCTAACCGGTTCGACACCGGTAATCAATGATTCGACTCAAAGTGCCACGACCAGTGCCAATAGTACCAGTGAGAGCAGTCAGCCGGCGAGTGATTCAGCCAGTGCCAGTGGCAGTAATCAGATGAGCTCGACACCAGGGGCGCAAGCTAGTACCGCTGGCACTTCTGAAAGCAGCACGGCCGCAACGAGCAGTAGTCAGATGACAACGAGCACTTCCTCAGCTACTAGTGGGTCTAATTATAGTGATGCGCAAATTCAAGCAACGCGTGCTGAACTATCCGAAGCTGGCATGACTGGGAGCGATTTCAGTGATGCACAGATCCAAACGATTTTACAAAAAGCAGCCACTGAACACACGTCACCAGTTCAAGCAGCTAAACACTTACAGCAATAA
- a CDS encoding ROK family protein, producing the protein MIINKHVMRSTNEKQVLQQVINEGPISRSQISRNLSLNKVTVSDIYNQLLRAQFIKEIGCGASTKNGGRKPVMAELNVNYGFVASIDLSPDSVKLMYSRLNGKILHFQSFKTTDMTLTDVIDLIEDQLRNVDDYGTVHGLMGVAIALDGIIYENKILKTPIKCLAHFDLAKYLRDKLRIPVMLEKKANLTAIFERDFHNNEIFDNVVSVVIRDEIHAGIVADSRLYSGHEGEAGEVGTALMEDRHAENHLESANDCASEKFLWAKLKAIKHVDRLDLTTVKHDYVNHDPAVTKVFDDFIYYLSKVVANVSTAFAPDVVVLNTSVLEILPQLLTDIRETTAKMSSPSRQVPIVATKNVQSAALLGGASEIIHQALGLESLKMHFS; encoded by the coding sequence ATGATTATTAATAAACATGTCATGCGTAGTACCAATGAAAAACAAGTGCTCCAGCAAGTTATTAATGAGGGGCCAATTAGTCGTAGTCAAATTTCACGCAACTTAAGTTTGAATAAAGTGACGGTTTCTGACATTTATAATCAATTACTGCGGGCCCAATTTATCAAGGAAATTGGCTGCGGTGCTAGTACTAAAAATGGGGGTCGCAAACCGGTGATGGCCGAGCTGAACGTGAACTATGGCTTTGTCGCTAGTATTGATTTATCTCCGGATTCAGTGAAATTAATGTATTCGCGGTTGAACGGTAAAATTTTGCACTTTCAGAGCTTTAAGACCACTGATATGACGTTAACCGACGTGATTGATTTGATTGAGGATCAATTAAGAAATGTTGATGATTATGGTACTGTCCATGGTTTGATGGGGGTCGCAATTGCCTTGGACGGCATCATTTATGAAAATAAAATTTTAAAGACGCCAATTAAGTGTCTCGCACACTTTGATTTGGCGAAGTATTTACGCGACAAACTGCGTATACCAGTTATGCTGGAAAAGAAAGCGAACTTGACGGCAATCTTTGAACGAGATTTTCATAACAATGAAATCTTTGATAATGTGGTTTCGGTCGTCATCCGCGATGAAATTCATGCGGGAATTGTTGCTGATTCACGGTTGTACTCAGGTCATGAGGGTGAAGCTGGCGAAGTTGGGACTGCCTTGATGGAAGACCGTCATGCGGAAAACCACCTAGAATCGGCAAATGACTGTGCGTCAGAAAAGTTTTTATGGGCGAAGCTAAAGGCCATTAAGCATGTGGATCGGTTAGATTTAACGACGGTCAAACATGATTACGTCAACCATGATCCTGCGGTAACAAAAGTCTTTGATGATTTCATTTACTATTTATCAAAGGTGGTTGCCAATGTTTCAACGGCTTTCGCACCGGATGTGGTCGTATTGAATACGAGTGTGCTAGAAATCTTGCCGCAGTTGTTGACGGATATCCGGGAGACAACGGCTAAGATGTCATCACCAAGCCGCCAGGTACCAATCGTGGCGACCAAGAATGTTCAATCAGCCGCTTTATTGGGGGGCGCTTCAGAGATTATCCATCAAGCGCTTGGTTTGGAAAGTTTGAAAATGCATTTCTCTTAA
- a CDS encoding sulfite exporter TauE/SafE family protein produces the protein MTWLLVFLPGLLAGLVQGLTGFGAAIMMMIFLPMLLPMDQSAGVAGLIMAASVITLVIRYHRQVQLKRVIIPFLVYASVAAWSVHLGQVLDVQLLRRLLGGLLVGLAVYFTVTKQAGTRPYPWFVAGMFMMVSGFFNGLFGIGGPLMALYFLSISKTTATYIGNLQTFFLIDIIYITSVRVASGILTVKVLPLVLIGMTGAIVGTAIATQILHKLAMPVVRRGIYTLIGLSGLYYLCF, from the coding sequence ATGACCTGGTTATTAGTGTTTTTGCCGGGACTCTTAGCGGGGTTGGTGCAAGGGTTAACTGGATTTGGAGCAGCAATTATGATGATGATTTTTTTGCCAATGTTATTGCCAATGGATCAAAGTGCGGGAGTAGCGGGACTAATTATGGCTGCTAGTGTGATTACATTGGTCATTCGATATCATCGCCAAGTTCAGTTAAAACGAGTGATTATTCCCTTTTTAGTCTACGCAAGTGTTGCGGCTTGGTCAGTTCACTTAGGCCAAGTTTTAGATGTGCAGCTATTACGGCGACTGTTAGGCGGTTTATTGGTCGGGCTAGCCGTGTACTTTACAGTCACCAAGCAAGCCGGTACACGTCCTTATCCTTGGTTTGTGGCGGGGATGTTTATGATGGTGTCGGGTTTCTTCAATGGGCTTTTTGGAATCGGTGGTCCGTTAATGGCGCTATACTTTTTATCAATTTCAAAAACAACTGCGACTTATATTGGAAATCTCCAAACCTTTTTTTTGATTGATATTATTTATATTACAAGCGTGCGTGTAGCGAGTGGTATTTTAACGGTGAAAGTTTTACCGTTAGTGCTAATTGGGATGACCGGGGCCATTGTTGGGACGGCAATTGCCACACAAATTCTTCACAAATTAGCAATGCCGGTGGTTCGGCGCGGTATTTACACGTTGATCGGATTGAGCGGCTTATATTATCTTTGTTTTTAA
- a CDS encoding 2,3-diphosphoglycerate-dependent phosphoglycerate mutase, which translates to MAKLVLIRHGQSEWNLSNQFTGWVDVNLSEKGVEEAKAAGQKIKAAGLEFDYAFTSVLTRAIKTLHYVLEESDQLWIPETKSWRLNERHYGALQGLNKKETAEKYGDDQVHIWRRSYDVLPPLLSADDEGSAVNDRRYADLDPNIIPGGENLKVTLERVMPFWEDQIAPKLLDGQNIIIAAHGNSLRALSKYIEQISDDDIMDLEMATGEPVVYDFDDKLKVLGKEKLGK; encoded by the coding sequence ATGGCAAAATTAGTATTGATTCGTCACGGTCAAAGTGAATGGAACCTATCCAACCAATTCACTGGTTGGGTTGATGTTAACTTAAGCGAAAAGGGTGTTGAAGAAGCAAAGGCGGCTGGTCAAAAGATCAAAGCTGCTGGCTTAGAATTCGACTATGCCTTCACTTCTGTTTTGACACGTGCCATCAAGACATTACATTATGTTCTTGAAGAATCTGACCAACTTTGGATTCCTGAAACAAAATCATGGCGCTTAAACGAACGTCATTACGGTGCTTTACAAGGTTTGAACAAGAAGGAAACCGCTGAAAAATACGGTGACGATCAAGTTCATATCTGGCGTCGTTCATATGATGTTTTGCCTCCACTATTGAGTGCTGACGATGAAGGTTCAGCTGTTAACGATCGTCGTTACGCTGACTTAGATCCTAACATCATCCCTGGTGGTGAAAACTTGAAGGTTACTTTGGAACGGGTTATGCCTTTCTGGGAAGACCAAATCGCTCCTAAGTTGCTTGATGGTCAAAACATCATCATCGCAGCCCATGGTAATTCATTACGGGCCTTAAGCAAGTATATCGAACAAATCTCTGATGACGACATCATGGATCTTGAAATGGCTACTGGCGAACCAGTTGTCTATGATTTCGATGACAAGTTAAAGGTTTTGGGTAAAGAAAAGTTAGGCAAATAG
- a CDS encoding IS3-like element IS1163 family transposase (programmed frameshift), translated as MKRYQDDFKASIVKMHREEKRSIRSLSEEYGVSPAAIHNWVKDAKSVELEDGTEVTSKEFKQLQKENQRLKEELEIFKSCGGVTGKALGRINCLVFIEDQLLRHRLSIILSALKLPRSTYYHWKRYQPSQHERVDNQLKEKIKLIWENNYRAYGYPRITMVLRKSGICVGSKRILRLMREMEIHSLMNRRFKKPGTHVDHSQRPNLIKHQPNARIWRADITYLELRPGTWVYLSSIYEPKVHQVLAFKIGRQMEATLVVETINQALECHQKPQYFHSDMGSQYTSNEVETLLERHQISHSYSKQGYPYDNGPIEAFHSLLKREFAFQTTFSNFEDLVIRTSNYISWFNSDRIRTSV; from the exons ATGAAACGATATCAAGATGATTTTAAAGCCAGCATTGTGAAGATGCATCGTGAAGAGAAAAGATCTATTCGCTCGCTTTCCGAGGAATACGGTGTTTCTCCAGCCGCAATTCATAACTGGGTTAAAGACGCTAAATCAGTTGAGCTAGAAGACGGTACTGAAGTAACGTCCAAAGAATTCAAACAACTTCAAAAGGAAAATCAGCGATTAAAGGAGGAACTTGAAATTT TTAAAAGCTGCGGCGGTGTTACTGGGAAAGCATTAGGACGAATTAATTGCCTTGTCTTCATAGAAGATCAGTTATTGCGACACCGCTTATCAATTATTCTTTCGGCACTGAAATTACCGCGCAGCACCTATTACCATTGGAAAAGATATCAACCTAGTCAACACGAACGTGTTGATAATCAGCTCAAAGAAAAAATTAAATTGATTTGGGAAAATAATTATCGTGCCTATGGTTATCCACGAATAACGATGGTGCTTCGCAAGTCAGGCATCTGTGTTGGGTCAAAACGAATTTTACGATTAATGAGGGAAATGGAGATTCACTCTTTAATGAATCGGCGATTTAAAAAACCTGGCACTCATGTGGATCATTCGCAACGCCCCAATTTAATCAAGCACCAGCCCAATGCAAGGATATGGCGTGCTGACATTACTTATTTGGAATTACGTCCAGGAACCTGGGTTTATCTCAGTTCTATTTACGAACCAAAGGTTCATCAAGTTCTTGCTTTCAAGATTGGTCGTCAGATGGAGGCGACGTTAGTTGTAGAAACGATTAATCAGGCGCTTGAATGTCATCAAAAGCCACAATATTTTCACTCTGACATGGGTTCACAGTACACCAGCAACGAAGTTGAAACTTTACTTGAACGGCATCAGATTAGCCACTCATACTCAAAACAAGGTTATCCTTATGATAATGGGCCAATTGAAGCTTTTCACTCATTGTTGAAGAGAGAGTTTGCCTTTCAAACAACTTTTTCCAATTTTGAGGACTTGGTAATCCGAACCTCAAATTACATCAGTTGGTTTAATTCCGACAGAATTAGAACGAGTGTTTAG
- a CDS encoding AzlD domain-containing protein — protein MQSVSSMSSIDHLWLVIFCAVVAFIPRFFPLFFFTKRKIPEWFNEWMRFVPVSLFTALVVKSVFIDSRYQVITTGNLGMIISAIIVGLIAYRTRSMTLSVVIGLISVMIFVLVLHI, from the coding sequence ATGCAATCAGTCAGTTCAATGAGTAGTATCGACCACTTATGGTTGGTCATCTTTTGTGCCGTCGTGGCGTTTATTCCACGGTTCTTTCCGTTGTTTTTCTTTACTAAACGTAAAATTCCGGAATGGTTTAATGAATGGATGCGATTTGTGCCGGTTTCCTTATTTACGGCACTGGTCGTTAAAAGTGTCTTTATTGATAGCCGTTATCAAGTGATTACTACCGGAAATCTCGGGATGATTATTTCCGCGATTATCGTTGGTTTGATTGCTTACCGAACCCGTTCAATGACCTTATCGGTAGTGATTGGGTTAATTTCGGTGATGATTTTTGTGCTAGTATTGCACATTTAA
- a CDS encoding AzlC family ABC transporter permease, with protein sequence MLLEFFTGTVLEALLVKKNEPNWLVVLRTVMPLGLSYIPIGLACGVLLHAAGFNHLLTALISVMVFSGGAQFLIASMLTINAPMTTIILMMFFLELRYALLGSSLSRYLKGQSVPFIFLFAFSMNDENYAVNYLKFATDKHWKPSQAMLVEHYSLIFWTVSNIIGSLIGSALTINLSVVDFALTALFIYMAIMQTKSRLTILVCALSGVLTIFFLVLMKSTLGLVVATLLASLTGYFIERHLLAHKPESHLLYKVHDPTGQSAMEESDK encoded by the coding sequence ATGTTGCTAGAATTCTTTACTGGTACGGTACTGGAGGCATTATTGGTGAAAAAGAACGAGCCAAATTGGTTAGTGGTTTTACGAACAGTAATGCCACTGGGGCTTAGCTATATTCCTATTGGGTTGGCATGTGGGGTCTTACTGCATGCAGCCGGGTTCAACCATTTACTGACAGCGTTAATCTCAGTCATGGTCTTTTCCGGTGGCGCCCAGTTTTTGATTGCATCGATGTTAACGATCAATGCACCCATGACCACAATTATTTTGATGATGTTTTTCTTAGAGCTACGATATGCCCTGCTGGGATCGAGTTTATCCCGTTATCTAAAAGGGCAGTCGGTACCGTTCATTTTCTTATTTGCCTTTTCGATGAATGATGAAAATTATGCGGTTAATTATTTGAAGTTTGCGACGGATAAGCATTGGAAGCCAAGTCAAGCGATGTTGGTGGAGCATTATTCGTTAATCTTTTGGACGGTTAGTAATATTATTGGGAGTTTAATCGGCAGTGCCTTGACGATTAATCTGAGCGTAGTTGATTTTGCCCTCACAGCACTATTTATTTATATGGCAATTATGCAAACCAAGAGTCGCCTAACCATTTTAGTGTGTGCGTTATCAGGCGTTTTAACGATTTTCTTCCTGGTTTTGATGAAGAGTACTTTAGGATTAGTTGTGGCCACCTTATTGGCGTCACTGACGGGTTACTTCATTGAACGGCATTTATTGGCGCATAAACCGGAAAGTCACTTGTTATATAAAGTGCATGATCCGACGGGTCAATCGGCGATGGAAGAGTCTGATAAGTAA